One region of Mucilaginibacter sp. 14171R-50 genomic DNA includes:
- a CDS encoding amino acid adenylation domain-containing protein produces the protein MNQTSTYPSQLSAEEFDPFAGPEILRVAPATEPQTEIWTSCLIGGNDANCAYNDSASIVLTGAFDKEAMMQALQALSDRHEALRTVFSADGANMIVYNNPAIKVDYHDLSLQDDEQNKLFIKNYNRQLAITPLDLIHGPLYKAAILKLSQHEQRVVLLMHHIVCDGWSVGIIMQDLSKLYSAFAQGCRPNLPAAPQFSQYAVEEIAASRSAQHQATEKYWIDQFKGSDHLLDIPVDNPRPAPRTYKSNRADFSLDAALVTDLKLLARKAGVSFVTTVLASFEVFLHRLTGQDEIIIGLPAAGQSATGNFGLVGHCVNLLPLRSFPKGDQSFINYLKTRKNEVLDAYDHQQYTFGSLLKKLNIPRDPTRVPLVPVVFNIDIGMDEGISFHNLKHRYINNPREYETFEIFLNITDHKGTLTLEWSYNTQLFGPATISQFMDEFDHLWREVVKAPDTPIGKIAAINADKILQQLNKWNDTKVDYPKEKPLHQIISETAVKYPDSIALKFKNEALTYTQLNQKANQLAAMLIENDVKPGDKVAISLDRSVELVVSLLAIIKAGATYIPLDPAFPVNRISYMLKDSAAVVLLTSEAYKGQYTSTAKEIIIDDIWPGLENYTTADPEVSVNGNDLIYILYTSGSTGQPKGVQIKHHNVVNFLYSMQKQPGLTTADKLLAVTTISFDIAALELWLPLITGAQTVLAGAAEVKDGGALLDIIRKEKITVMQATPYTWRMMLEAGWGTEKIKVICGGEALPIDLAERILGRASSLWNVYGPTETTIWSTLKEIKHTDRAVSIGKPIDNTSVYILDKFQKPLMPGAAGEIYIGGEGVALGYLNQPELTSEKFIADPFAAYTGGKMYRTGDLGTFTPEGDLVYLSRIDAQVKIRGYRIETGEIEFNLAKEAAIKQAVVIARADNAGVNKLVAYIILKDGMQKTGEAELIQQWRTNLRASVPDYMVPDNFVVIDALPMTPNGKVDKKALAAQGMTLAENNHYVAPRTNVEKLVADIWKEFLGVEQVGIYDNFFELGGHSLIAVQVMAKIEKETGKRMPLAILFENSTVEKLSLMLEMDGRSVTWDSLVPIKPTGSKVPIYIVHGAGLNVLLFNALAKHMDANQPVYGLQAKGLNGVDEPLNRMEDIAAHYISAIRAHNPNGPYALAGYSFGGIIAYEMARQLEALNKEVRMLAMFDTYAYRTPYYDPWLVKYVKRGLYFGRKAWHSITFKDGFTKTLKKRATAIERGATRLLWKLKFGKKQEQTGFFGYANKIDEMNNIAQKHYKIQPYDISIELFRAEERSFYLDDYEYMGWKPYALKGVNIHKVPGEHNTIFKEPNDKIFAKILQDCLNKIN, from the coding sequence TTGAACCAGACTTCTACATATCCATCACAGTTAAGCGCTGAAGAATTTGACCCTTTTGCAGGGCCGGAAATATTGCGGGTTGCACCCGCTACCGAGCCGCAGACAGAGATATGGACGTCGTGCCTTATTGGCGGCAACGATGCCAACTGTGCCTATAACGATTCTGCCTCCATCGTACTCACCGGCGCTTTTGATAAAGAGGCCATGATGCAGGCATTGCAGGCCCTGTCAGACCGGCACGAGGCTTTGAGAACCGTTTTTAGTGCCGATGGCGCAAACATGATTGTGTATAACAACCCTGCGATAAAGGTTGATTATCATGACCTGTCGCTGCAGGACGATGAGCAGAACAAGCTGTTCATCAAAAATTATAACCGGCAACTGGCTATTACCCCGCTTGATCTGATACACGGGCCGCTTTATAAAGCCGCCATTTTAAAATTAAGCCAACACGAACAACGCGTAGTACTGCTGATGCACCACATCGTATGCGACGGATGGTCAGTAGGGATTATTATGCAGGATCTGAGTAAGCTGTACTCTGCCTTCGCCCAGGGTTGCCGGCCAAACCTGCCTGCTGCGCCACAATTTAGCCAATACGCGGTAGAAGAGATAGCGGCATCGCGCAGCGCACAACACCAGGCGACCGAAAAATACTGGATAGACCAGTTTAAAGGCAGCGATCACCTCCTGGATATACCTGTCGATAACCCCCGGCCGGCGCCGCGCACCTACAAAAGTAACCGCGCCGATTTTAGTCTGGATGCTGCTTTGGTAACCGACCTGAAATTACTGGCCCGGAAAGCGGGCGTAAGCTTTGTAACAACGGTGCTGGCATCGTTCGAGGTGTTTTTGCACCGGCTGACCGGGCAGGACGAGATCATTATTGGTTTGCCGGCCGCGGGGCAATCCGCTACAGGCAATTTTGGGCTGGTTGGGCATTGCGTTAACCTGTTGCCCTTACGCAGCTTCCCAAAAGGCGATCAATCTTTTATAAATTATCTAAAAACACGTAAAAACGAGGTGCTTGACGCGTACGATCATCAGCAGTACACCTTTGGCAGTCTCCTTAAAAAATTAAATATCCCCCGCGATCCAACACGCGTGCCGTTGGTGCCGGTTGTTTTCAATATTGATATCGGCATGGACGAAGGGATAAGTTTCCATAACCTGAAGCACCGCTACATCAATAACCCGCGCGAATATGAAACCTTCGAGATCTTCCTCAACATAACGGATCACAAGGGGACACTCACGCTGGAGTGGTCATACAATACGCAGCTTTTCGGGCCGGCTACCATCAGCCAGTTCATGGATGAATTTGATCATTTATGGCGTGAGGTGGTCAAAGCGCCGGACACGCCTATCGGCAAGATCGCCGCGATAAACGCTGATAAGATACTACAGCAGTTAAATAAGTGGAATGACACAAAGGTTGATTATCCTAAGGAAAAGCCGCTGCATCAAATCATCAGTGAAACAGCCGTTAAATACCCCGACAGCATTGCACTGAAATTTAAAAACGAAGCCTTAACTTACACGCAGCTAAACCAAAAAGCTAACCAGCTTGCGGCCATGCTGATAGAAAACGATGTAAAACCGGGCGATAAAGTGGCTATATCGCTGGACAGATCAGTGGAACTGGTTGTGTCATTGCTGGCCATTATAAAGGCAGGGGCAACCTACATCCCGCTCGACCCGGCCTTCCCCGTAAACCGTATCAGCTATATGCTGAAAGATTCGGCCGCGGTGGTGTTGCTTACTTCTGAAGCATACAAAGGCCAGTATACATCCACCGCAAAAGAAATCATCATTGACGATATCTGGCCGGGCCTTGAAAATTACACAACTGCCGACCCTGAGGTAAGTGTAAATGGAAACGACCTGATCTATATTTTGTATACATCCGGCTCAACAGGGCAGCCTAAAGGCGTACAAATAAAGCACCACAACGTGGTTAACTTTTTGTATAGCATGCAGAAACAGCCGGGGCTTACAACTGCGGATAAACTGCTGGCGGTTACCACTATCAGCTTTGATATTGCCGCGCTGGAGCTTTGGCTGCCGCTGATAACCGGCGCGCAGACAGTACTGGCCGGTGCGGCCGAAGTAAAGGACGGTGGTGCATTGCTGGATATCATCCGTAAAGAAAAAATAACCGTGATGCAGGCTACGCCATATACCTGGCGCATGATGCTGGAGGCAGGCTGGGGCACAGAGAAAATAAAAGTAATATGCGGCGGCGAGGCATTGCCTATCGATCTGGCAGAACGCATTTTGGGCCGGGCCTCGTCGCTGTGGAATGTTTACGGCCCTACCGAAACCACCATTTGGTCTACCCTGAAGGAAATTAAGCATACAGACCGAGCGGTAAGTATAGGTAAACCTATTGATAACACTTCGGTGTATATTTTAGATAAGTTTCAAAAGCCGCTTATGCCGGGTGCCGCCGGCGAGATTTATATTGGGGGCGAGGGTGTTGCACTGGGCTACCTTAACCAACCGGAACTGACTTCCGAAAAATTTATTGCCGACCCTTTCGCTGCCTACACCGGCGGCAAAATGTATCGCACAGGTGATTTAGGCACGTTTACACCTGAGGGCGATCTGGTTTACCTTTCGCGAATAGATGCACAAGTGAAAATTCGCGGGTACCGCATAGAGACAGGTGAGATAGAGTTTAATCTGGCCAAAGAAGCCGCCATAAAACAGGCCGTAGTAATTGCACGTGCCGATAACGCCGGCGTGAACAAGCTGGTTGCGTATATTATTTTGAAGGATGGTATGCAAAAAACAGGCGAGGCGGAGCTGATACAGCAATGGCGCACCAACCTGCGGGCATCTGTACCTGATTATATGGTGCCCGACAATTTTGTGGTCATTGACGCTTTGCCGATGACACCCAATGGCAAGGTAGATAAAAAGGCCCTTGCCGCACAGGGTATGACCCTGGCTGAAAACAACCATTATGTTGCGCCCCGTACCAATGTAGAAAAACTGGTTGCCGATATATGGAAGGAGTTTTTGGGCGTTGAGCAGGTAGGCATATACGATAACTTTTTCGAACTTGGCGGCCATTCGCTGATAGCGGTACAGGTGATGGCTAAAATAGAGAAGGAAACAGGCAAGCGCATGCCGCTGGCTATTTTGTTTGAAAACTCTACGGTTGAAAAATTATCCCTGATGCTGGAAATGGACGGAAGGTCTGTCACCTGGGACTCCTTGGTGCCTATCAAGCCTACCGGTAGTAAGGTTCCAATATATATTGTACACGGCGCCGGCTTAAACGTATTGTTGTTTAATGCCCTTGCCAAACACATGGATGCCAATCAACCGGTTTACGGCCTGCAGGCCAAAGGCTTGAACGGTGTTGACGAACCTTTGAACAGGATGGAAGATATAGCCGCGCATTATATCTCGGCTATACGGGCGCATAACCCCAACGGTCCATACGCCCTGGCAGGGTATTCTTTCGGCGGGATCATTGCTTATGAAATGGCCCGGCAACTTGAAGCGCTTAACAAAGAAGTGCGTATGCTGGCTATGTTTGATACCTACGCCTACCGAACGCCGTATTACGACCCGTGGCTGGTGAAATATGTTAAACGCGGCCTTTACTTTGGCCGGAAGGCATGGCATTCGATAACGTTTAAGGATGGGTTTACCAAAACCTTAAAAAAACGTGCAACCGCCATTGAGCGCGGCGCTACACGGCTTTTATGGAAACTAAAGTTTGGCAAAAAACAAGAACAAACCGGTTTTTTTGGCTACGCAAATAAAATTGACGAGATGAACAACATTGCGCAGAAGCATTATAAGATACAACCTTATGATATCTCGATAGAGTTGTTCCGCGCGGAAGAAAGGTCGTTCTATTTGGATGATTACGAATATATGGGCTGGAAACCATATGCGTTAAAGGGGGTGAACATCCACAAGGTACCGGGCGAGCACAATACCATATTTAAAGAGCCAAACGATAAGATATTTGCTAAGATATTGCAGGATTGCTTAAATAAGATCAATTAA
- a CDS encoding 4'-phosphopantetheinyl transferase superfamily protein, with protein MGNIINRYLPDVNWQQGKPELTGGEVHIWRISISKAQKRIEEFKALLNTDESLRAGRYKQQKDTYRFIISRGVQRILLGSYLNRPPAGLQFVLGENKKPHLVSREGNIIHYNLSHSGDWILMAVATLPVGADVEYVDDAFPYHDILPDNFSPDEIAYIGQGNPARFFTLWTRKEAILKATGQGLGEHLAVTPSLNGEYPLPKGLSGADENWQLNTFPVHDNYTGSVAVANAGQSYSFFDIGPELI; from the coding sequence ATGGGCAATATCATCAACCGTTATTTACCTGATGTGAACTGGCAGCAAGGTAAGCCGGAGCTTACTGGCGGGGAAGTGCATATCTGGCGTATCAGCATCAGCAAAGCCCAAAAACGGATAGAGGAATTTAAGGCCCTGCTTAACACCGACGAAAGCTTGCGTGCAGGCAGGTATAAACAACAAAAAGATACATATAGGTTTATAATCAGCAGGGGTGTGCAACGGATATTATTGGGCAGCTATTTAAACAGGCCGCCTGCAGGACTGCAATTTGTATTGGGCGAAAACAAGAAGCCTCATTTGGTAAGCCGGGAGGGTAATATTATCCATTACAACCTCTCGCACTCGGGCGACTGGATTTTGATGGCTGTGGCTACATTGCCGGTAGGCGCCGACGTGGAGTATGTTGATGACGCATTTCCCTATCACGACATCCTGCCCGACAATTTTAGCCCTGACGAAATTGCTTATATCGGTCAGGGCAATCCTGCGCGTTTTTTCACCCTGTGGACGCGTAAGGAAGCCATCCTTAAGGCAACAGGTCAGGGCCTTGGCGAACACTTGGCGGTTACGCCTTCATTAAACGGGGAATATCCGCTGCCCAAGGGCCTGAGCGGGGCTGACGAAAATTGGCAGCTAAATACCTTTCCTGTACATGACAACTACACGGGCAGTGTAGCAGTTGCGAATGCGGGACAATCCTATTCGTTTTTTGATATCGGCCCTGAACTGATCTGA
- a CDS encoding ABC transporter permease has product MNAYTLHITLYHLLFLGVIFVGLTLSLQLGLAKRVNRAANRFLSLAIAVMVLDMIWLLGQDAAIEASFPYWRWMPLQLSLAFGPLFYFYVLKITLHGYHFRLKDTFHFGPLLLQLGVHMAAITDSIKTGLAVDQTSTYELLNPVLQMLAFVSVAIYLYLALRQIEQFYRQIKFNGGDRYRYELRWLRHPVQVFGLLWLLWIPITIADLLYYDYHLGKQAYYPFYLLLTAVALWIAAVAFLRPEMDPNGTPSFLKLPLHAELKRKGAWLKKAMQEGCYYQDPELNLSSLAEKLGVGPHELSRIINTVLKKSFNDFINEYRVASVVQKMQDPAYDHITLLGIAFESGFNSKTTFNRTFKQIIGKSPVEYKNDLKKERPFYNMGRRERVAAVVSSAEAIPKWSDDKLKRNYMFKNYFKIAWRNLVRNKSYAAINIAGLAVGITVCIIIFIIIQYQTSFDNFHTKKDRTYRVLTEHHPADAGGVSYGKSVPFPMPAGLKTAFPQLEQVAPVYASHNDVLQVLDADGNPVKNFKEAAGVFYTAPSFFQIFNFPLLTGSYASLKDPNNVLLTKEIAETYFGDWKTAMGKTIKLTGSYSIGAGLFQSPPVSLKVSGILATIPANTDFQFKLVIAYGTDFTGDSMYGFQQMDWNQTSADFGCYVLLPPNISADNFDQQLKAYSRRVLPADNKDSHILQTLSAVHYDTQTGNYSNKTISKELLNVLWLIAAFILLIACVNFINLSTAQAVNRAKEVGVRKVLGSSKSQLQFQFIIETFLIVAGAVLFATVVTMLALPYVSRLLELSLSFNILGNPMIILFLFGVTVVVTALAGFYPSIVLSRFNPVKALKSKLTVATPAGISLRRGLVVFHFVVAQALIIGTLIIVKQMDYFMHQPLGFDKDAIVNVPFRPDSTGSRLAGYLTQQLLQVRGVKAVSFSSNTPVEDDNNRFTTLKFNHSIKKEDFEAIVKFADENYVPTYKLQLVAGRNLQHSDMTREFLVNEAFVKSLGLKSPEDILNKEVSIWGDVIKCPVVGVVKDFNDRSLRNNLAPLLIATNITMYRQAAIKLSTANISSTMQSVKKVWEQTFPDYVYDYQFLDDKIASFYKQENQLAALYKIFAAIAICLSCLGLYGLASFMAVQRVKEVGIRKVLGASAGSIVYLFSKEFIILISIAFTVAAPIAWYYMHQWLQDYVYRIHISWWLFAVGGLGAIIIALVTISFQAIKAALANPVKSLRSE; this is encoded by the coding sequence TTGAACGCATACACCCTTCATATCACCCTTTATCACCTGCTTTTCCTCGGAGTAATATTTGTGGGGCTTACTTTAAGCCTGCAGCTGGGTTTAGCCAAAAGGGTCAACAGGGCAGCGAACCGTTTTTTGAGTTTGGCCATCGCTGTCATGGTTTTAGATATGATTTGGTTGCTGGGACAAGATGCCGCTATTGAAGCGAGTTTTCCATACTGGCGATGGATGCCCCTGCAGCTATCGCTTGCCTTCGGCCCGCTTTTTTATTTTTATGTGCTTAAAATAACACTTCACGGATACCATTTCCGGCTTAAGGATACGTTTCACTTCGGCCCCTTGCTGCTGCAACTGGGCGTGCACATGGCAGCAATTACAGATAGTATTAAAACAGGGTTGGCTGTCGATCAAACTTCGACTTATGAGCTGCTAAACCCGGTGTTGCAAATGCTGGCGTTTGTTTCGGTTGCAATTTACCTTTACCTGGCGCTAAGGCAGATAGAGCAATTTTACCGGCAGATAAAATTTAACGGGGGCGATCGCTACCGTTACGAGTTGCGCTGGCTGCGCCACCCGGTACAGGTTTTCGGCCTGTTATGGCTTTTATGGATACCCATTACAATAGCCGACCTTTTGTATTATGATTACCATTTAGGTAAACAGGCTTATTATCCTTTTTATTTGCTTTTAACCGCAGTAGCCCTCTGGATAGCAGCGGTTGCTTTCTTAAGGCCCGAAATGGACCCGAATGGCACACCATCATTTTTAAAGCTACCGCTGCATGCCGAACTGAAGCGAAAAGGTGCCTGGCTGAAAAAGGCAATGCAGGAGGGATGCTATTACCAGGACCCAGAATTAAACTTAAGCTCGCTGGCCGAAAAGCTTGGCGTAGGGCCGCATGAGTTATCACGCATCATCAATACCGTGCTTAAGAAAAGCTTTAACGATTTTATCAATGAGTATCGGGTTGCAAGCGTGGTGCAGAAAATGCAGGACCCTGCTTATGATCATATTACTTTACTCGGTATCGCATTCGAATCGGGCTTCAACTCCAAAACCACTTTTAACCGCACTTTTAAACAGATCATTGGTAAAAGCCCCGTTGAATACAAAAATGATCTTAAAAAAGAGCGCCCATTTTATAATATGGGGCGTCGCGAACGGGTTGCAGCAGTAGTTTCGTCAGCAGAAGCCATTCCAAAATGGTCTGATGACAAATTAAAGCGCAACTATATGTTTAAAAATTATTTCAAGATCGCCTGGCGCAACCTGGTACGCAACAAAAGTTATGCGGCTATCAATATTGCCGGTTTGGCCGTAGGCATAACCGTTTGTATCATCATATTTATCATTATACAATACCAAACAAGTTTTGATAATTTTCATACTAAAAAGGATCGTACCTATCGCGTATTGACCGAACACCATCCTGCAGACGCAGGCGGTGTTTCGTACGGCAAAAGCGTTCCCTTCCCAATGCCTGCGGGATTGAAGACGGCATTTCCGCAACTGGAACAGGTAGCACCAGTTTATGCAAGCCATAATGATGTACTGCAAGTGCTTGATGCGGACGGAAACCCTGTAAAGAATTTTAAAGAGGCGGCCGGCGTATTTTATACAGCGCCATCTTTTTTTCAGATATTCAATTTTCCATTGCTTACAGGCTCGTATGCTTCGTTAAAAGATCCAAACAACGTGTTGCTTACAAAGGAGATCGCTGAGACCTATTTTGGCGACTGGAAAACAGCGATGGGGAAAACCATTAAGCTCACGGGCTCTTACAGTATCGGTGCCGGTTTGTTTCAGTCGCCGCCGGTATCGCTAAAGGTGTCCGGCATTTTGGCCACCATCCCTGCCAATACCGATTTTCAGTTTAAACTGGTGATCGCGTACGGAACAGATTTTACCGGGGATTCGATGTATGGGTTTCAGCAAATGGACTGGAACCAAACATCCGCGGATTTTGGGTGCTACGTTTTACTGCCGCCGAATATTTCTGCCGACAATTTCGATCAGCAACTAAAGGCGTACTCACGGAGGGTATTGCCGGCCGACAATAAGGATAGCCATATTTTACAAACATTAAGCGCGGTACACTACGATACGCAAACAGGTAATTATAGTAATAAAACCATCAGTAAAGAACTGCTGAACGTATTGTGGCTGATAGCAGCATTTATCCTGCTCATCGCTTGCGTAAACTTTATTAATCTTTCCACCGCACAGGCCGTTAACCGCGCAAAAGAGGTTGGGGTAAGAAAAGTTTTAGGCAGCAGTAAATCCCAGTTGCAGTTCCAGTTCATCATCGAAACATTTTTGATAGTCGCGGGTGCAGTATTGTTTGCGACGGTAGTCACTATGCTTGCATTACCTTATGTAAGCAGGCTTTTAGAGCTTTCGCTGTCGTTCAATATACTCGGCAATCCAATGATTATTTTATTTCTGTTCGGGGTAACAGTTGTTGTAACCGCTCTTGCGGGGTTTTATCCTTCTATAGTCCTATCGCGTTTCAACCCTGTTAAAGCGCTAAAAAGTAAGCTAACGGTTGCTACCCCTGCCGGAATATCCCTACGCAGAGGACTGGTGGTGTTTCATTTTGTAGTTGCACAGGCGCTCATTATCGGCACGCTTATCATTGTTAAGCAAATGGACTATTTTATGCACCAGCCATTGGGCTTTGATAAGGACGCAATCGTAAATGTCCCTTTCCGCCCGGATAGTACGGGCAGCCGGCTCGCGGGTTATTTAACGCAGCAGCTGTTGCAGGTAAGGGGCGTAAAGGCAGTAAGCTTCAGCTCGAACACGCCGGTTGAAGATGATAACAACAGGTTTACTACCCTTAAATTTAACCATTCGATAAAAAAAGAGGACTTCGAGGCCATTGTGAAATTCGCCGATGAAAATTATGTACCTACTTATAAATTGCAGCTGGTAGCCGGTAGAAACTTGCAGCATTCGGATATGACGAGGGAATTCCTGGTGAACGAAGCGTTTGTAAAAAGTTTGGGGTTAAAAAGCCCCGAAGATATATTGAACAAAGAAGTAAGTATTTGGGGCGACGTGATAAAATGCCCGGTTGTTGGCGTGGTAAAGGATTTCAACGACCGCTCTTTACGCAATAACCTGGCACCATTACTTATCGCAACAAACATTACCATGTACCGCCAGGCAGCAATAAAGCTTTCAACAGCAAATATTTCGTCCACCATGCAGTCGGTAAAAAAAGTATGGGAGCAAACATTTCCTGATTATGTTTATGATTACCAGTTCCTGGACGATAAAATTGCGAGCTTTTACAAGCAGGAAAACCAATTGGCAGCTTTGTATAAAATTTTTGCGGCTATAGCAATATGCCTTAGCTGTTTGGGTTTGTATGGTTTAGCATCATTTATGGCGGTGCAGCGGGTAAAAGAAGTTGGCATCCGCAAGGTACTGGGCGCCTCTGCCGGCAGCATTGTTTATTTGTTTTCGAAAGAGTTTATTATACTCATTTCAATTGCTTTCACCGTGGCAGCACCCATTGCCTGGTATTACATGCACCAGTGGCTGCAGGATTACGTTTATCGCATTCATATCAGCTGGTGGCTATTTGCTGTTGGCGGACTCGGTGCAATAATCATAGCGCTTGTAACCATCAGTTTCCAGGCCATAAAAGCAGCCTTAGCCAACCCGGTGAAGAGCTTGCGGAGCGAATAG
- a CDS encoding alpha-L-fucosidase produces MKKLFTVIALLTGIIFKTSAQNTAEANYHQLQQKFVDLKFGMFIHFNMPTYMDADWPDPDAPASAFNPKKLNADQWAKAAKSANMTYGCLTTKHHSGFCIWDTKTTDYNVMNSPLKRDVVKEYVDAFRKNDLKVMLYYSILDTHHRLRPHQITQKHFEMVKAQLTELLTKYGKIEAIIIDGWDAPWSRISYDDINFEDVYHLIKSIQPDCVLMDLNGAKYPAEGLFYSDIKTYEMGAGQRLSTKDNVMPSLACLPIQSSWFWKTNFPTTPVKDPAKMVEQLNTLNQAGCNFILNVAPNRDGLFDDNALAALKEIGKLWKNNVPAPKLAATGAPIISSNLAKNKPSNASWSDDMDIMDFANDDDFTTSWVSSKTVAKPWYEIDFGHDTEFNTIALTEKKPNITAYHLEYLQNGVWKPILEGSTASRVKVHRFNRVWGTKIRVTIDRAEGQVSIAEFGVYNERR; encoded by the coding sequence ATGAAGAAACTATTTACCGTTATTGCCCTGCTTACCGGCATCATATTTAAAACCTCAGCGCAAAACACCGCAGAAGCCAATTATCATCAGCTGCAGCAAAAGTTCGTCGACCTGAAGTTTGGGATGTTCATCCATTTCAATATGCCTACCTATATGGATGCCGACTGGCCCGACCCCGATGCGCCTGCATCAGCATTCAATCCAAAAAAACTAAATGCCGACCAATGGGCCAAAGCGGCCAAAAGCGCTAACATGACGTACGGCTGCTTAACCACCAAGCACCACAGCGGCTTTTGTATCTGGGATACCAAAACCACCGATTATAACGTAATGAACAGCCCGCTGAAGCGGGATGTGGTAAAAGAATATGTGGATGCCTTCAGGAAGAACGACCTTAAAGTGATGCTTTACTACAGTATTTTAGATACGCACCACCGCTTGCGCCCGCACCAGATCACCCAGAAACATTTTGAAATGGTGAAGGCCCAGTTAACTGAACTGTTAACAAAATACGGTAAGATAGAAGCCATTATCATCGACGGCTGGGATGCGCCATGGTCGAGGATCAGTTATGACGATATTAATTTTGAGGACGTTTACCACCTCATTAAATCCATCCAGCCTGACTGTGTGCTGATGGATCTTAACGGCGCAAAATATCCCGCCGAAGGCCTGTTTTACAGCGACATTAAAACCTACGAAATGGGCGCGGGCCAGCGCCTGTCAACAAAGGATAACGTTATGCCGTCATTAGCTTGCCTGCCTATACAAAGCAGCTGGTTCTGGAAAACAAATTTCCCAACCACCCCTGTAAAAGACCCGGCCAAAATGGTTGAACAGTTAAACACCCTTAACCAGGCGGGCTGCAATTTTATCCTTAATGTTGCCCCAAACCGCGACGGCTTATTCGACGATAACGCCCTGGCCGCCCTAAAAGAAATAGGCAAGCTTTGGAAGAACAATGTGCCCGCGCCCAAACTGGCTGCAACCGGCGCACCCATAATATCAAGCAATTTGGCTAAAAACAAACCATCAAACGCCAGCTGGAGCGATGACATGGATATTATGGATTTTGCCAACGACGATGATTTTACCACATCCTGGGTATCCAGCAAAACGGTGGCAAAGCCTTGGTATGAAATAGATTTTGGTCACGATACGGAGTTTAATACCATTGCTTTGACGGAGAAAAAACCAAACATCACCGCCTACCATTTGGAGTATCTGCAAAACGGTGTTTGGAAACCCATACTTGAAGGCAGCACAGCCTCACGTGTGAAGGTCCACCGTTTTAACCGCGTTTGGGGCACCAAAATACGCGTAACCATCGATAGAGCCGAAGGGCAGGTTTCCATCGCGGAGTTTGGCGTTTATAACGAGCGGAGGTAA
- a CDS encoding lipopolysaccharide assembly protein LapB translates to MKTALITFITCLLTTFTFAQTDAQKIEDAKALITQKKYASAFETLSSSNDLSPELAITLAKLVTEHSLSVSKYQSWEMMDAGGSIKLFDLNVEGLLFGAIGKWPADCRLYEEQCRFYTFVLNNEGQYGSMALLTALNKSVDQYIQPKCPSYLSDYVLGYTSLELGQLDNAIEYLKKSIALNAGFAKAHLQLGRAYLKQKNMASALATSRKAAELAVANKERSGALLVAAQAYEAMNDKANALKNYLAADSLKHGDFFVLKSLLNFYVKTNNNKAAETVNAFLTSQDRGKLSYYLDVYDIYAANGRLADLAMIYQKRLADFKGTKSVEACLNFALGKIYQTTNADLSKQYLRTAKGMGLEAKNITDTRTHPNTSKIVTEAYTAI, encoded by the coding sequence ATGAAAACAGCCCTGATCACCTTTATCACATGCCTGTTAACTACGTTTACATTTGCACAAACCGATGCTCAAAAAATTGAAGACGCCAAAGCCCTGATAACCCAAAAGAAATATGCTTCGGCCTTTGAAACATTAAGCAGTTCTAACGACCTTAGCCCTGAATTGGCGATAACTTTAGCTAAGCTTGTTACCGAACATTCCCTATCTGTCAGCAAATATCAATCATGGGAAATGATGGATGCGGGTGGGTCTATAAAGCTTTTCGACCTGAATGTTGAAGGTTTACTTTTCGGGGCAATAGGCAAGTGGCCTGCTGATTGTCGTTTGTATGAAGAGCAATGCCGGTTTTACACTTTCGTTTTAAACAACGAAGGCCAATACGGTTCTATGGCTTTATTAACTGCTTTAAACAAATCGGTTGACCAGTATATTCAGCCAAAATGCCCAAGCTATCTGTCTGATTATGTGCTGGGCTATACATCTTTGGAACTTGGCCAATTAGATAATGCCATTGAGTACCTAAAAAAATCAATAGCGTTGAACGCCGGGTTTGCTAAGGCGCATTTGCAGCTTGGCCGGGCATATCTTAAACAGAAGAATATGGCAAGCGCGTTGGCTACCTCCCGCAAAGCCGCTGAACTGGCTGTTGCGAACAAGGAGCGCAGCGGCGCTTTGCTGGTTGCTGCACAAGCATATGAAGCTATGAACGACAAGGCGAACGCCTTAAAAAATTACCTTGCCGCCGACTCATTAAAGCATGGCGACTTTTTCGTTCTAAAGTCGTTGTTGAACTTTTACGTTAAAACAAATAACAACAAAGCTGCTGAAACGGTTAATGCTTTCCTTACCTCGCAGGACAGAGGGAAGCTTTCTTACTACCTGGATGTTTATGACATTTACGCTGCCAACGGCAGGTTGGCCGACCTGGCCATGATCTATCAAAAACGCCTTGCCGACTTTAAGGGCACAAAGAGTGTAGAAGCATGTCTGAATTTTGCGCTTGGCAAAATTTATCAAACTACAAACGCAGACCTTTCTAAACAGTATTTAAGAACTGCAAAAGGCATGGGCCTCGAAGCAAAAAATATCACCGATACCAGAACGCATCCAAACACCAGTAAAATAGTTACGGAAGCATATACGGCCATTTAA